A region of the Conyzicola lurida genome:
GTGCAACCCTCCTCGTCGAGGACGGCCAGCACGTAGAGCTCGGACAGCAGCTGCACATCGGTAACCTCGACCCGAAGGAAGTTCTTCGCGTCAAGGGTGTCCGTGCAGTCCAGCTGCACCTCGTCGACGGTGTCCAGGGCGTCTACCGCTCGCAGGGTGTGCCGATTCACGACAAGCACATCGAGGTCATTGTCCGCCAGATGCTCCGCAAGGTGACCGTGGTTGACCACGGTGACACCGGACTCCTGCCGGGTGAGCTCGTCGACCGCTTGAAGTACAACGAGCTCAACCGCGCTGTACTCACCGAGGGCAAGGCAACCGCCTCCGCTCGCCAGGAAGTGCTTGGTATCACCAAGGCCTCCCTCGCGACCGAGTCGTGGCTGTCGGCCGCTTCCTTCCAGGAGACCACCCGCGTTCTCACGCAGGCGGCCATGGAGGGCAAGAGCGACCCGCTCATGGGCCTCAAGGAGAACGTCATCATCGGAAAGCTCATCCCGGCCGGCACGGGTCTCCCGCGCTACCGCGATGTGTCTGTCGAGGCGACGGAAGAAGCCAAGGCCGAGCGTTACCCGAACCGCATCTTCACGGATGACTCGGTATTTAGCGAGGCAGACCTGAGCTTTGTCGACTTCGACACGTTCTCGTCTGACGATTACACCCCCGGTACCTACAACTAAGTAGTTAAGTAGTGCCACATGAAGGGCCCCTCACCACGGTGAGGGGCCCTTTGTGGTTTCCCGCGCGACTACTCTTTCTACAGATGCAGTCCCCACAAGGGACGCCTCGCAATGACGGGAGACAACCATGACCGCGTACGTATCGCTCTTCGACCTGCTCTCGGTGGGCATCGGCCCGTCGAGCTCGCACACCGTCGGACCCATGCGGGCGGCGCGCACCTTCGCCCTGCGCCTCGTCGATACCGGGATCATCGACGACGTGCGTTCGGTCACCTGCTCGCTCTTCGGCTCGCTCGGCGCCACGGGCATCGGGCATGGCACTCCCGACGCGGTGGTCGCCGGCCTCGAGGGACTCGATCCCGAGACCTGTGACCCGGTGCTGGTGCACGGCGCCTGGACGGGGCTGGCCGACAGCGGACGGCGTGTGCCGGTCGGGGCTGTTTCCGGCGCCCGGATGCTCGCACGAGCGTTGCCGAGAGGCACTCGCGAAACACTGCGGCTTGCCGGCACCCACGAGATCACCTTCCATCGTGACGACATCCAACTTGTCCCTCAGACGCGCCTGCCCGAGCACCCGAACGCCCTCACCCTCGCGGCCTGGGGCGACGACGCCGAGACCCCGCTGCTGAGCGAGACGTACTACTCGATCGGCGGCGGGTTCATCCGCCGCGAGGGCGAGGAGGCGAAGCTCGCCTCGCGCAAGCCACACCCGCTGCCGTTCGGCACGGCCGACGAGCTGCTCGCCATCTGCGCGCGCGACGGTATCGCGATCGACGAGGTCGCCTGGCGCAACGAGCTCGCGCTGCACCCCGACAGCGACATCGGCGCGCGTGTCGACGCGATCTGGGCCGCGATGGCGTCGTGCGTCGAGAACGGGCTGAACACGCCCGGCATGCTCCCGGGGCCGCTCGGCGTGAAGCGGCGCGCGTCGCTGCTGCGAGCCAAGCTCGAGGCCGACCTGCCGCGCATCGACCGCGAGCGGTCGGGGGAGTGGCTGCAGGCGTTCGCGCTGGCCGTCAACGAGGAGAACGCCGCGGGGGGCCGCGTCGTCACCGCGCCCACCAACGGTGCCGCCGGCATCCTGCCCGCGGTCGGCTACTACTACCTGCGCTTCGTGCCGGGCGCGAGTGCCGAGGGAATGCGCCGCTACCTGCTCACAGCGACCGCGATCGGCTCGCTGTTCAAGGCGAACGCGTCGATCTCGGGGGCGGAGGCCGGCTGCCAGGGCGAGGTCGGCTCGGCGTGCGCCATGGCGGCCGGAGCGCTCTGCGCGGTGCTCGGCGGCACACCCCAGCAGGTGGAGAACGCGGCGGAGATCGCGATGGAACACCACCTCGGCCTCACCTGCGACCCGGTCGGCGGCCTCGTGCAGATCCCGTGCATCGAGCGCAACGCGATCGCCAGCTCGACCGCGGTGAGCGCGGCCCGGCTCGCGCTGCTCGGCGACGGCACGCACG
Encoded here:
- a CDS encoding L-serine ammonia-lyase, with protein sequence MTAYVSLFDLLSVGIGPSSSHTVGPMRAARTFALRLVDTGIIDDVRSVTCSLFGSLGATGIGHGTPDAVVAGLEGLDPETCDPVLVHGAWTGLADSGRRVPVGAVSGARMLARALPRGTRETLRLAGTHEITFHRDDIQLVPQTRLPEHPNALTLAAWGDDAETPLLSETYYSIGGGFIRREGEEAKLASRKPHPLPFGTADELLAICARDGIAIDEVAWRNELALHPDSDIGARVDAIWAAMASCVENGLNTPGMLPGPLGVKRRASLLRAKLEADLPRIDRERSGEWLQAFALAVNEENAAGGRVVTAPTNGAAGILPAVGYYYLRFVPGASAEGMRRYLLTATAIGSLFKANASISGAEAGCQGEVGSACAMAAGALCAVLGGTPQQVENAAEIAMEHHLGLTCDPVGGLVQIPCIERNAIASSTAVSAARLALLGDGTHVVSLDTVIETMRQTGIDMSTKYKETSEGGLAVNVIEC